A window of Hymenobacter aerilatus contains these coding sequences:
- a CDS encoding thiolase family protein, whose product MSQAYIVDAVRTPIGKFGGALSSVRPDDMAAHVLRELMRRNKSVDPAAVEDVIMGAANQAGEDNRNVARMAALLAGLPLSVPGNTVNRLCASGLQSIMDSFRAIRAGEGDVYLAGGSENMTRAPFVMAKSVTAFGRDFTAHDTTLGWRFVNPKLSAKHLPYTMGETAEHVAAKYGITREEQDQFAYDTQRKYKNAYEKGRFRKEIAPVFIAQPKGDTALFDTDEHPRLSSMEKLATLKPAFIENGTVTAGNSAGINDGAAAVLVVSEEALKRYNLKPMARIVASAVAGVDPAYMGIGPVPATQKVLQRAGLTMNDIDLIELNEAFAAQSIACMRDLELDPAKVNVNGGSIAIGHPLGCAGARITATLLYEMQRRENARYGLVTMCVGVGQGAAAIYEKL is encoded by the coding sequence GCGCGCTCAGCAGTGTCCGCCCCGATGATATGGCCGCGCACGTATTGCGCGAGCTGATGCGCCGCAACAAAAGCGTAGACCCTGCCGCCGTCGAAGACGTAATTATGGGCGCTGCCAACCAGGCCGGCGAAGACAACCGTAACGTGGCCCGCATGGCGGCGCTGCTGGCCGGCCTACCCTTATCGGTGCCCGGCAACACTGTGAACCGCCTGTGTGCCTCCGGCTTGCAGAGCATTATGGATTCGTTTCGGGCTATCCGGGCCGGAGAAGGCGACGTGTATTTGGCTGGTGGCTCTGAAAACATGACGCGGGCGCCCTTCGTAATGGCAAAATCCGTTACGGCGTTCGGCCGCGACTTCACCGCTCACGATACTACTCTGGGTTGGCGCTTCGTGAACCCCAAGCTCTCGGCCAAACACTTGCCCTACACTATGGGCGAAACGGCTGAGCACGTGGCTGCTAAGTACGGCATCACGCGTGAAGAGCAAGACCAGTTTGCCTACGACACGCAGCGCAAATACAAGAATGCTTACGAAAAGGGGCGTTTCCGCAAGGAGATTGCGCCTGTGTTTATTGCTCAGCCCAAAGGCGACACGGCGCTGTTCGACACCGACGAGCACCCACGTTTGTCGAGCATGGAAAAGCTGGCCACTCTGAAACCAGCCTTTATTGAGAATGGCACTGTTACGGCCGGCAACTCGGCAGGCATCAACGACGGTGCTGCCGCCGTGCTGGTGGTGAGCGAAGAGGCATTAAAGCGCTATAACCTGAAGCCGATGGCCCGCATTGTGGCCTCAGCTGTGGCGGGCGTCGACCCGGCCTATATGGGTATCGGGCCGGTGCCGGCTACTCAGAAAGTGCTCCAGCGCGCTGGGTTGACCATGAACGACATCGACCTGATTGAGTTGAACGAAGCCTTTGCTGCCCAAAGCATTGCCTGCATGCGCGACCTGGAGCTAGACCCGGCTAAAGTGAACGTCAATGGCGGCAGTATTGCTATTGGGCACCCGCTAGGCTGCGCCGGCGCCCGCATCACGGCCACACTGCTGTACGAGATGCAGCGCCGCGAAAACGCTCGGTATGGCCTCGTAACTATGTGCGTAGGGGTAGGGCAGGGGGCTGCGGCTATTTATGAGAAGCTGTAA